The Triticum aestivum cultivar Chinese Spring chromosome 7B, IWGSC CS RefSeq v2.1, whole genome shotgun sequence genome window below encodes:
- the LOC123157840 gene encoding crocetin glucosyltransferase, chloroplastic, with amino-acid sequence MENRGGAPSPHLLFVTSPMQGHINPVRRLAARVAAAGAAVTVSTAVSGHRRMFPSLASPGEEAVDAAGVLHAPFSDGYDEGFDPRVHDVRSFAARARAVGRETLAGVVARLAERGRPVTCVVYTFFVGWVPEVARASGVPSALFWIQPAAVFAVYYHYFHGHDAVLASCANDPDPDAVVQLPGLPPLKSRALPSVVALTSPEQRGYEVVGTLRDLFLALDEHRPKVLVNTFDALEPDALRAVPGFELVAVGPVVPGGASPSTTDLSLRDDDDVNGYMEWLDTKAARSVVYVSFGTILAVSKRQELETLQGLKAAGRPYLWVSRKVAEADGAELDGTGAGIMVEWCDQVRVLSHPAVGCFVTHCGWNSALESIACGVPVVAVPQKFDQPTVAWLVEECAGVGVRAQADGEGIAERGELQRCVETVMGDGEAAVEIRTCAAKWMERAKEAVTGGGTLERNLRAFLSGF; translated from the coding sequence ATGGAGAACCGCGGTGGCGCGCCGTCGCCGCACCTGCTGTTCGTCACCAGCCCAATGCAGGGCCACATCAACCCggtccgccgcctcgccgcccgcgtcgcggCAGCTGGCGCCGCGGTCACCGTCTCCACCGCCGTCTCCGGCCACCGCCGCATGTTCCCCTCGCTCGCGTCGCCCGGCGAGGAGGCCGTCGACGCCGCGGGCGTGCTGCACGCCCCCTTCTCCGACGGCTACGACGAGGGGTTCGATCCACGGGTGCACGACGTGCGCTCCTTCGCCGCGCGCGCCCGCGCCGTCGGGCGCGAGACGCTCGCGGGCGTCGTCGCCCGCCTCGCCGAGCGCGGCCGCCCCGTCACGTGCGTCGTGTACACCTTCTTCGTGGGTTGGGTGCCTGAGGTCGCGCGCGCCAGCGGCGTCCCCTCGGCGCTCTTCTGGATCCAGCCGGCCGCCGTGTTCGCGGTGTACTACCACTACTTCCACGGCCACGACGCCGTGCTCGCTTCCTGCGCCAACGACCCggaccccgacgccgtcgtccaacTGCCGGGGCTGCCGCCGCTCAAGTCCCGCGCGCTCCCGTCCGTCGTGGCGTTAACCTCGCCGGAGCAGCGGGGCTACGAGGTGGTCGGCacgctgcgcgacctcttcctggCGCTCGATGAGCACAGGCCCAAGGTGCTGGTCAACACGTTCGATGCGCTGGAGCCCGACGCGCTCCGTGCGGTGCCGGGGTTTGAGCTCGTCGCCGTTGGGCCTGTGGTGCCAGGAGGCGCGTCCCCGTCCACCACGGACCTGTCCCTGCGCGACGACGACGACGTGAATGGGTACATGGAGTGGCTGGACACCAAGGCCGCGCGCTCTGTGGTGTACGTCTCGTTCGGGACCATATTAGCGGTGAGCAAGCGGCAGGAGTTGGAGACGTTGCAAGGACTGAAGGCCGCCGGCCGGCCGTATCTATGGGTGTCACGCAAGGTCGCAGAGGCCGATGGTGCAGAGTTGGACGGCACGGGAGCGGGGATCATGGTGGAGTGGTGCGACCAGGTGCGGGTGCTGTCCCACCCGGCAGTGGGATGCTTCGTGacgcactgcgggtggaactcgGCGCTGGAGAGCATTGCCTGCGGCGTGCCTGTCGTGGCCGTGCCGCAGAAGTTCGACCAGCCGACAGTGGCGTGGCTGGTGGAGGAGTGCGCGGGCGTCGGGGTGCGCGCGCAGGCGGACGGCGAGGGAATCGCGGAGCGAGGCGAGCTCCAAAGGTGCGTGGAGACGGTCATGGGCGACGGCGAAGCAGCAGTGGAGATCCGAACATGCGCGGCAAAATGGATGGAGCGGGCCAAGGAGGCTGTCACCGGCGGCGGGACGCTGGAGAGGAATCTCCGAGCGTTCCTGTCTGGTTTCTGA